A DNA window from Bacillus sp. BGMRC 2118 contains the following coding sequences:
- a CDS encoding TetR/AcrR family transcriptional regulator, with protein sequence MAKKQLIMEKALELFAAQGIESTSVQQITEHSGISKGAFYLSFKSKDELVIALIDHFMMQFISNIDYSVKNVTNIQQLLYTFYYSSFESFYKHSDFAKVLMKEKIQTIDNHELLLKMRYYDQLLDRTVLTMIKQLYGESIEKVQYDLLYCIKGFIRIYSELFIVMNVEMDLDLLSKSLVEKTNILASHMTLPYITDEFIQLAQFSLNEAELSQQNIVRVIDQMVDEIEGSIARESLQLLKNHIIDPELPNAVLFGLIGNIQQHPHLKWISYLLRQYLKI encoded by the coding sequence ATGGCAAAAAAACAATTAATCATGGAAAAGGCACTAGAGCTATTTGCTGCACAAGGGATTGAGTCAACATCTGTGCAACAAATAACAGAGCATTCTGGGATATCTAAAGGAGCGTTTTACTTATCCTTTAAATCTAAGGATGAGCTTGTAATAGCGTTGATAGACCACTTTATGATGCAGTTTATCTCTAATATTGACTACTCAGTCAAAAATGTGACAAATATCCAACAATTACTATATACGTTTTATTATTCTTCATTTGAATCCTTTTATAAGCATTCAGATTTTGCCAAAGTACTCATGAAGGAAAAGATTCAAACAATCGACAATCATGAACTTCTTTTAAAAATGCGTTACTATGATCAACTGCTTGATCGAACGGTCCTTACCATGATTAAGCAGCTTTATGGTGAATCGATCGAGAAAGTTCAATATGATTTGTTGTACTGTATAAAAGGGTTTATCAGAATTTACTCTGAATTATTTATTGTCATGAACGTAGAGATGGACCTAGATTTATTATCTAAATCATTAGTAGAGAAAACAAATATCCTGGCATCTCACATGACACTTCCTTATATAACAGATGAATTCATTCAATTGGCACAGTTTTCTCTTAATGAAGCAGAATTATCACAGCAAAATATAGTAAGGGTAATTGATCAAATGGTTGATGAGATCGAGGGTTCTATCGCAAGGGAATCCTTACAACTGTTGAAAAATCATATAATTGATCCTGAATTACCTAATGCAGTATTGTTTGGGCTCATTGGAAATATTCAACAACATCCTCACTTAAAATGGATCTCCTATCTGCTTCGCCAATACTTGAAAATATAA
- a CDS encoding N-acetylmuramoyl-L-alanine amidase, translating to MAYSITRDYIRKGNSRPGTKNGDIKFIVSHDTGNPGSTAYANRNYFNNSQPSASAHAFIDDKYILEIIPLDEVAYHVRNNVTVDNRMFGANANNAAIGIELCYGGRINFTEAYKRYVWYHAYLLDLFGLDPDRHIVAHSTLDPSRRRDPQNALQQNGISWEKFRGDVKATYQAFRSGQDSGETPAPNPTPPPPQVKGVTVKLPLGEGDSGQFVKEVQQDLIQAGFPLPRFGADGVFGNETEVAVMRFQRKYGLMVDGLVGTNTLNKLNQVLGEPRPATEFSLPAGVLRRGDRGEEVKQLQRALKQINFDPGQIDGIYGNNTEDAVRRFQSMYAALADDGIYGPNTRRFIQLELEDQD from the coding sequence ATGGCATATTCAATTACAAGAGACTATATAAGAAAAGGGAATTCACGCCCTGGAACGAAGAACGGTGATATCAAGTTCATCGTTAGCCATGACACTGGAAATCCTGGATCAACTGCCTATGCAAACCGAAATTATTTTAACAATTCACAGCCCTCAGCTTCTGCACATGCATTTATTGATGACAAGTATATCTTAGAAATTATTCCTCTAGATGAAGTAGCATATCATGTCCGAAATAACGTCACAGTAGATAACCGGATGTTTGGAGCAAATGCAAATAATGCAGCAATTGGTATCGAGCTTTGCTATGGTGGGAGAATTAACTTTACTGAAGCCTATAAACGATATGTATGGTATCATGCCTATTTACTTGATTTATTTGGATTAGACCCAGATAGGCATATTGTTGCACACAGTACATTGGATCCATCAAGAAGACGTGACCCACAAAATGCACTTCAACAAAACGGTATCTCATGGGAAAAGTTTCGCGGTGACGTGAAGGCAACCTATCAAGCATTCAGGAGTGGCCAAGACTCAGGGGAGACACCAGCGCCAAATCCTACACCGCCACCTCCTCAAGTAAAAGGTGTGACTGTTAAGTTACCATTAGGAGAGGGAGACAGCGGTCAGTTTGTCAAAGAAGTGCAGCAAGATTTGATTCAAGCTGGGTTCCCATTGCCAAGATTCGGTGCTGATGGCGTCTTTGGAAACGAAACAGAAGTTGCTGTAATGCGCTTCCAACGGAAATATGGCCTTATGGTTGATGGATTAGTTGGTACAAATACGTTAAATAAATTAAACCAAGTTCTGGGTGAACCTCGGCCAGCTACAGAATTTTCACTTCCAGCAGGAGTTTTGCGAAGAGGTGACCGCGGGGAAGAGGTAAAGCAATTACAACGTGCATTAAAGCAAATTAACTTCGATCCAGGTCAAATAGACGGAATTTATGGTAACAATACGGAAGATGCTGTCCGTCGCTTTCAGTCTATGTATGCTGCACTTGCAGATGACGGAATTTATGGCCCTAATACGCGAAGATTTATTCAGCTTGAACTGGAAGATCAAGACTAA
- a CDS encoding DUF4004 family protein, which translates to MEETYISKKELLEVTGISYGQLYRWKRMNIIPENWFIKKSSFTGQETYFPRDKVLERIQKILELKDDYSLEELAEFFSPKADHVEMMTTSLLTHHIVSKEVIQASNYPPNEKLSFTDIFYLYMCDWISKEYRLSHDSLVQQLSFLKEGDFVAEEVELVALKKEEVRIWFIVASKELLFVEDSATVLVKVSIVEKLNELKTKLSEVTK; encoded by the coding sequence ATGGAGGAAACATATATTTCAAAGAAGGAACTTCTAGAGGTTACAGGTATTTCTTACGGCCAGTTATATCGTTGGAAGAGAATGAATATTATCCCTGAAAACTGGTTTATTAAGAAATCCAGTTTTACAGGACAGGAAACCTATTTCCCCAGAGATAAAGTACTAGAGAGGATCCAAAAAATTCTAGAGTTAAAGGATGATTATTCTCTTGAAGAACTAGCAGAATTCTTTTCCCCGAAAGCAGATCATGTGGAAATGATGACTACTTCTTTACTGACACATCATATTGTCAGTAAAGAAGTCATTCAAGCTAGTAATTACCCTCCTAATGAAAAGCTATCCTTTACTGATATTTTTTATCTGTATATGTGTGATTGGATTTCAAAGGAGTATAGGCTTTCACATGATTCACTCGTTCAGCAACTGTCATTTCTTAAAGAAGGAGACTTCGTAGCTGAGGAGGTAGAACTGGTTGCGCTGAAGAAGGAGGAAGTAAGGATTTGGTTCATCGTGGCTTCTAAAGAATTATTATTTGTAGAAGATTCTGCAACCGTACTTGTAAAAGTAAGTATAGTAGAAAAGCTAAATGAGTTAAAAACAAAGTTATCTGAAGTGACAAAATAA
- a CDS encoding EAL domain-containing protein has product MSIKRKISLTFTLLVMIILIISNYLQYIHSKDQLLDSIEREINLVTEEVTFQIENAQNGSLYVENMIARELRTASIAALKSLPPRHEEITNEQLVQIAKELNVSHITLFVKTEDDIVGVKSTDSHEIGLGTKEWDYWYTAFQQLFALEPVTVKEGLTLPHYWSGPIEIASSNPDHTDKWGYYYDGTTNYIINPYMRDKEVLEYEEKFGPVKVMNKFTNKLDGIVEITVFNPASFGKGDATVTINGNQFIKISDEPIWYGSYKYENTDMDRDYIQKTSKTGKSEKYMESLIGKDIQKTFIPVKDEEQSYVIGIAYDYDIVQQQLTQDLWDHIGLLLISMAFVFIASSFYSRTITKPISYVVAQVNEIAKGNFGKRLQLKRNDEFGLLAENVNALSESLKIYTEDLIKSKKIIEYQAYHDPLTSLPNRRYIKEQMIKMEQNALEQKQPISVIFLDVDRFKHVNDTLGHNMGDELIIEISKRVLACVQPKKGIVARQGGDEFIILLENHNEQETMEIAELIVETVKQTYKMGDHELYVSASCGISMYPEHSRDIETLIMYADLAMYEAKDQGGNKAVLYKEKMSDQNKERAQIESKLRKAIEDHKLEVYYQPKINAKTNEVNGVEALVRWNDEELGFVSPGIFIPIAEDTGLIQPLWEQIMEKSCKQVATWNKDRDMKLSLSVNFSAKQFQDTPNIVEKVTTILNCCDLPPELFEVEITESILMYNTNETIQTLVSLQSTGMKIAIDDFGTGYSSMSYLTSLPVNTLKIDQSFIQAITEEYQNSEIASAIINLVKSLQLEVIAEGVEKEHQKQYLLDNNCENMQGFYFSRPIPADVFENHYFPSNK; this is encoded by the coding sequence ATGTCAATAAAGAGGAAAATTTCCTTAACCTTTACTTTGTTAGTCATGATTATTTTAATCATATCTAACTATTTACAATACATTCATTCCAAAGATCAACTGTTAGATTCAATTGAAAGAGAAATTAATCTCGTTACTGAAGAAGTTACTTTTCAAATAGAAAATGCACAAAACGGCTCCTTATATGTCGAGAACATGATTGCAAGAGAATTACGTACAGCCTCAATTGCAGCGTTAAAATCATTACCACCCAGGCATGAAGAGATAACAAATGAACAACTTGTTCAAATTGCAAAAGAATTAAATGTATCTCATATTACACTCTTTGTAAAAACAGAGGATGATATTGTAGGTGTTAAATCTACTGATTCTCATGAGATAGGACTTGGAACAAAGGAATGGGATTATTGGTATACAGCATTTCAACAATTATTTGCATTAGAACCGGTTACAGTAAAAGAAGGCTTAACGTTACCTCATTACTGGTCAGGTCCCATTGAAATAGCGTCTAGTAATCCGGATCATACGGATAAATGGGGCTATTATTATGATGGTACAACCAATTACATTATCAATCCTTACATGCGAGATAAAGAAGTGCTTGAATATGAAGAGAAGTTTGGGCCTGTGAAGGTAATGAACAAATTTACGAATAAGCTCGATGGAATAGTAGAAATTACCGTATTCAACCCTGCATCGTTCGGTAAAGGCGATGCAACAGTAACGATAAACGGTAATCAATTTATAAAGATTTCTGATGAGCCAATATGGTATGGGTCATACAAGTATGAAAATACGGATATGGACAGGGACTATATTCAAAAAACATCGAAAACTGGCAAATCTGAGAAATATATGGAGTCTCTCATAGGAAAGGATATACAAAAAACATTTATACCTGTGAAAGATGAGGAGCAATCGTATGTAATAGGTATTGCCTATGATTATGACATTGTTCAACAACAGCTCACTCAGGATTTATGGGATCATATCGGATTATTACTAATCTCCATGGCATTTGTCTTTATAGCAAGTTCATTCTACTCACGTACGATCACGAAACCTATTTCATATGTCGTGGCACAAGTGAACGAAATTGCAAAAGGTAACTTTGGTAAGAGACTGCAATTAAAGCGCAATGATGAATTTGGTTTACTTGCAGAAAATGTAAATGCATTATCGGAAAGCTTAAAAATCTATACAGAAGATTTGATTAAGAGTAAGAAGATTATAGAATACCAAGCATACCATGATCCGTTAACGTCATTGCCAAACAGACGGTATATAAAAGAACAGATGATTAAAATGGAGCAAAATGCATTAGAACAGAAACAACCTATTTCAGTCATATTCCTAGATGTGGATCGCTTTAAACATGTAAATGACACGCTAGGACATAATATGGGGGATGAACTCATTATCGAAATCTCTAAGAGAGTCCTTGCATGTGTTCAACCTAAAAAGGGAATTGTGGCAAGGCAGGGAGGAGATGAATTTATCATCCTCCTAGAAAACCATAATGAGCAAGAAACGATGGAAATTGCTGAATTAATAGTAGAAACGGTAAAGCAAACTTACAAGATGGGTGATCATGAATTATATGTAAGTGCCAGCTGTGGTATTAGCATGTATCCTGAGCATTCTCGTGATATCGAAACATTAATTATGTATGCAGATTTGGCGATGTATGAAGCAAAAGATCAAGGTGGAAATAAAGCAGTCCTTTATAAAGAAAAAATGAGTGATCAAAATAAGGAACGTGCTCAAATTGAGAGTAAACTTCGAAAAGCAATTGAGGATCATAAGTTGGAAGTATATTATCAACCAAAAATCAACGCAAAGACAAATGAGGTAAATGGAGTCGAAGCATTAGTTAGATGGAATGATGAAGAACTCGGATTTGTTTCACCAGGTATATTTATCCCAATTGCTGAAGATACAGGACTGATTCAACCTTTATGGGAGCAAATTATGGAGAAATCCTGTAAACAGGTTGCTACATGGAATAAAGATAGAGATATGAAATTATCCTTATCTGTTAACTTTTCTGCAAAACAATTTCAAGATACACCCAATATTGTGGAGAAGGTTACAACGATACTAAATTGTTGTGATTTACCTCCAGAATTATTTGAAGTTGAAATTACAGAAAGCATTCTTATGTACAATACAAATGAAACCATACAAACTCTTGTTTCACTGCAATCTACTGGGATGAAAATTGCCATTGATGATTTTGGTACTGGATATTCATCTATGAGCTATTTAACATCACTGCCAGTTAACACATTAAAAATTGATCAATCCTTTATACAGGCCATAACAGAAGAATATCAAAACAGTGAGATTGCCTCGGCTATTATTAATTTAGTTAAGAGCCTCCAGTTAGAAGTTATCGCTGAAGGAGTAGAGAAGGAACATCAAAAGCAATATCTGCTAGATAACAATTGTGAAAACATGCAAGGTTTCTATTTTAGTAGGCCAATTCCTGCAGATGTTTTTGAAAATCATTATTTTCCAAGCAACAAGTAG
- a CDS encoding polymer-forming cytoskeletal protein, protein MMSIETTAKQTIKISGSGTAGGGQYEEVKISGSGKISGDIECREFRIDGTAKVEGSLTAEEVVINGTCTIQQDSKLNKMEINGTCTVEGNAAVRELEVNGSSNFRKDLHITDFEINGSSKVSGRVTGGTIEVNGMLKVQGSCEVERICSNGSIQIKDLLSADSIEINVGYRSFAKEIGGEKIVVKQFSANNILKQLISLFKSNSHMLEAEVIEGDEIQLDVTKAKLVRGKAIVIGSKCEIERVEYTDTLEIHPEAKVKEAIKL, encoded by the coding sequence ATGATGAGTATAGAAACAACAGCAAAACAAACAATTAAAATAAGTGGTTCCGGCACGGCTGGTGGCGGTCAGTATGAAGAGGTGAAAATAAGCGGCAGCGGGAAGATTAGTGGAGATATTGAGTGCCGTGAATTCAGAATTGATGGAACAGCTAAGGTAGAAGGATCCTTAACAGCAGAAGAAGTTGTGATTAATGGAACTTGTACAATTCAGCAGGACAGCAAATTAAATAAGATGGAAATAAACGGAACATGTACCGTTGAAGGAAATGCGGCAGTCCGGGAACTTGAGGTAAACGGTTCTAGCAATTTTAGAAAGGATCTTCATATTACTGACTTTGAAATAAACGGATCTAGTAAGGTGAGCGGACGAGTTACGGGTGGAACAATTGAAGTAAATGGAATGTTGAAAGTACAAGGAAGTTGTGAGGTTGAAAGGATCTGTTCAAATGGTTCAATTCAGATAAAAGATCTATTAAGCGCAGATTCCATTGAAATAAATGTCGGCTATCGCTCATTTGCAAAAGAAATAGGAGGAGAGAAGATCGTAGTAAAACAGTTTTCAGCAAACAATATATTAAAACAACTAATCAGCTTATTTAAGAGTAATAGTCACATGCTTGAGGCAGAGGTCATTGAAGGTGATGAGATTCAACTAGATGTAACAAAGGCTAAGTTAGTGAGAGGAAAAGCCATTGTTATTGGAAGCAAGTGCGAAATTGAAAGAGTAGAATACACTGATACGTTAGAGATACACCCAGAAGCAAAGGTGAAAGAAGCGATCAAACTATAG
- a CDS encoding FAD-dependent oxidoreductase — protein MSWESKLPQFPEPFWRDTTKLSSYESLREDTTADVVIVGGGITGLTTAYRLSKEGVKVILLEAGKLLNGTTGHTTAKITAQHGLIYDEFIQHFGVEKAKQYYNANTEALQFIHKTVNELHIECDFIQDDAYIYTNDDSYISKIEKEADAYQKLGITGELVSSMPLDIEMKRAIVMKNQGQFHPLKYFKTLIQSMIDNGTRIFEHTTVDDIEKGTNPTVVTKNGHRITCNYVVVGSHFPFYDGKGFYFARMYSERSYLLAARTKKKYPGGMYITAEQPTRSLRYTPFEGENLVIVGGENHKTGHGINTMNHYEELATYGDALFEIEEIVNRWSAQDLTTLDKLPYIGTITENTPNIFVATGYRKWGMTNGTAAGIILSDLIVKGSNPYEELYSPSRFYTDPSLKQLIKQNADVAGHFVAGKFDMTHQSIEELENNKGAIVKVNGERAGCYKDINGKLHIVDTTCTHLGCEVEWNDGERTWDCPCHGSRFSFDGNVIEGPAKKPLKKIEL, from the coding sequence ATGAGCTGGGAATCAAAGCTACCACAATTTCCAGAGCCATTTTGGCGTGATACTACAAAATTATCTAGTTACGAAAGCTTAAGAGAAGATACAACAGCAGATGTTGTCATAGTTGGTGGAGGTATAACCGGTTTAACTACTGCCTATCGCTTATCAAAAGAGGGTGTAAAGGTCATTCTTCTTGAAGCAGGTAAATTGCTAAATGGTACCACCGGACATACCACTGCTAAAATTACAGCACAGCACGGATTAATTTACGATGAGTTTATCCAACACTTCGGCGTGGAAAAGGCAAAGCAATATTACAATGCCAACACAGAAGCATTACAATTCATCCATAAAACAGTGAATGAATTACATATTGAGTGTGACTTTATACAAGACGATGCCTACATCTATACGAATGATGACTCATACATTAGTAAGATTGAAAAAGAAGCCGATGCTTATCAAAAGTTAGGGATAACAGGTGAGCTGGTATCATCCATGCCATTGGATATAGAAATGAAGCGTGCTATTGTCATGAAGAACCAAGGACAATTTCATCCGTTAAAATACTTTAAAACACTTATACAAAGTATGATTGATAATGGTACAAGAATTTTTGAGCATACGACTGTTGATGATATTGAAAAAGGAACAAATCCAACTGTTGTTACGAAAAATGGACACCGAATTACTTGTAATTACGTGGTGGTAGGTTCTCATTTTCCTTTCTATGATGGTAAAGGTTTTTATTTTGCAAGAATGTATTCGGAGCGTTCTTATTTACTTGCAGCCCGTACGAAGAAGAAATATCCTGGCGGTATGTATATAACAGCAGAGCAACCAACCCGCTCTTTGCGATATACACCATTTGAAGGAGAAAACTTAGTAATTGTGGGCGGAGAAAACCACAAAACCGGACATGGAATAAACACAATGAACCATTATGAAGAGTTAGCTACTTATGGCGATGCACTCTTTGAAATTGAGGAAATTGTGAATAGGTGGTCTGCTCAGGATTTAACAACACTTGATAAGCTTCCGTATATCGGTACAATAACTGAAAATACACCAAATATTTTCGTTGCAACCGGCTATAGAAAATGGGGGATGACAAACGGTACTGCAGCCGGGATCATTCTTAGCGACCTCATTGTAAAAGGAAGTAATCCATATGAAGAACTGTACAGTCCATCTCGGTTCTACACAGATCCATCCCTTAAACAGCTAATTAAACAAAATGCAGATGTTGCTGGTCATTTTGTTGCTGGCAAGTTTGATATGACACATCAGTCTATCGAGGAACTCGAAAATAATAAAGGGGCCATCGTCAAAGTAAATGGTGAACGTGCCGGCTGTTACAAAGATATCAATGGAAAATTGCATATCGTTGACACTACCTGTACTCATCTGGGATGTGAAGTAGAGTGGAATGATGGTGAACGTACGTGGGATTGCCCTTGTCACGGATCCAGATTTTCGTTCGATGGGAATGTGATTGAAGGACCAGCCAAAAAGCCACTAAAGAAAATAGAATTGTAG
- a CDS encoding efflux RND transporter permease subunit, with product MKGIVNFVIGNKLAVWLLTIIITVSGIYSGTQMKTETIPNISIPFLMVMDVYPGATPEKVMEEVSMPIEKAVEGLEGVKAVYSNSYSNMANLQVEYEYGEDMDEANRALRSALDAVELPEGAQEPIVTAISMNMMPVVALSVSSDKEDIVELTSTVEEVILPKLEKLDGVASATITGQHIEEVELTYDQAKLKEFGLTEDTVKQMIQASNLAVSLGLQEFEEGEQAVAIDGKFMTTDELKEMLIPVTPSQTNPSPFVKLSDVAKVEVVGKVQSVSRTNGKDAIAIQIVKEQQANTVDVVNKVKDLVEEQKEKIDGIVIDISLDQGEPIEKAVSTMVEKALFGGLIAVLIILLFLRNIKSTIISIVSIPVSIFMALLLLNWLDITLNLMTLGAITVAIGRVIDDSIVVVENIYRRLHLKEEKLTGRALIREATIEMFIPILSSTLVTVAVFAPLIFVGGMVGELFTPFALTMTFALGASLLVAITVVPALSHTLFKKKLYSEKTESNHKEVGKLALWYKGALRWTLNHKIITSIVSIVLLIGSLSLTPLIGFSFMGSEEEKVMYLTYTPGTGELMDETLKNIEEVEEELLKRKDINILQLSVTESGDPMTAMMGGSGDGALMYLIFDPDMEDFPEAREEVEDYVFNLGQSGEWKSQNFAPTSMASNEVSYTFYSEDLDKLNTSVKMVEEVMNKNKNLEDVTSSTEDAYVEYTFNVDQEELLQYGLTTGQVVMMLSPTTTEEVLTTIEKDGESLDVIVQQEQTTQPKSVDDILDKQIPTAMGTTVPLSEIVKVEKGTTLNTLARSKGEYYATVSGTIIGKDLSKVTGDIDKKVNELDLPKGVTVGIAGVTADMNETFTQLGLAMLAAIAIVYFILVVTFREGVAPFAILFSLPFAVIGSFVGLLIADETISVSVMMGLLMLIGIVVTNAIVLVDRIIHMEREGMTMREAILEAGATRLRPILMTAIATIGALIPLVVGNSGGGGGLISRGLGITVIGGLASSTLLTLIVVPIVYEVLSKIFKKNRKDIIEN from the coding sequence GTGAAAGGAATCGTAAACTTTGTTATCGGTAACAAGCTAGCTGTATGGTTACTTACCATCATTATCACTGTATCCGGTATTTATTCCGGTACACAAATGAAAACTGAAACCATACCAAATATCTCAATACCATTCCTAATGGTAATGGATGTATACCCAGGAGCCACTCCTGAGAAGGTCATGGAAGAAGTCTCAATGCCAATTGAAAAGGCTGTAGAAGGTTTGGAAGGGGTAAAAGCTGTTTACTCCAATTCCTATTCAAACATGGCAAATCTGCAGGTAGAATATGAATACGGTGAAGATATGGACGAGGCGAATCGTGCGCTGCGTTCAGCATTAGACGCTGTAGAACTCCCAGAAGGTGCACAAGAGCCAATCGTTACGGCAATTAGCATGAACATGATGCCTGTTGTCGCGTTAAGTGTAAGTAGTGATAAAGAGGACATCGTAGAATTAACTTCAACAGTAGAAGAAGTAATTCTCCCAAAACTTGAAAAGCTGGATGGTGTAGCTTCTGCAACCATTACAGGTCAACATATCGAGGAAGTAGAGCTAACATACGATCAAGCTAAACTAAAGGAGTTTGGTTTAACAGAAGATACTGTTAAACAAATGATTCAAGCCAGCAACCTGGCTGTATCTTTAGGCTTACAAGAATTTGAAGAAGGTGAGCAGGCAGTTGCGATTGATGGTAAATTTATGACAACTGACGAGCTAAAGGAAATGTTAATCCCTGTTACACCATCTCAAACAAATCCTTCACCATTTGTAAAACTTAGTGATGTAGCCAAGGTTGAAGTTGTAGGAAAAGTTCAATCTGTTTCACGAACAAATGGTAAAGATGCAATCGCAATTCAGATAGTAAAAGAACAACAAGCTAATACAGTTGATGTTGTAAATAAAGTAAAAGACTTAGTAGAAGAACAAAAGGAGAAAATTGACGGTATTGTTATCGATATCTCTCTAGACCAAGGTGAGCCAATTGAAAAGGCTGTTTCTACAATGGTTGAAAAAGCACTATTTGGTGGCCTGATAGCAGTATTAATCATCCTTCTGTTCTTACGTAATATTAAATCAACCATTATTTCAATTGTATCCATACCTGTTTCAATCTTTATGGCATTATTATTGTTGAACTGGTTAGATATCACATTGAACTTAATGACACTAGGAGCAATAACGGTAGCTATCGGACGTGTAATTGATGACTCTATCGTTGTTGTAGAGAACATATATCGTCGCTTGCATTTAAAAGAAGAGAAATTGACAGGTCGTGCTTTAATTCGTGAAGCTACAATTGAAATGTTTATCCCAATTTTATCTTCAACATTAGTAACAGTCGCTGTTTTCGCACCACTGATCTTTGTTGGAGGTATGGTTGGAGAGCTATTCACGCCATTTGCTTTAACGATGACATTTGCACTAGGAGCTTCATTATTAGTCGCGATTACAGTTGTTCCTGCCTTATCTCACACCCTGTTTAAAAAGAAGTTATATAGTGAGAAAACAGAGAGCAATCATAAAGAAGTTGGTAAATTAGCGTTATGGTATAAAGGAGCTCTTCGTTGGACGTTAAACCATAAAATTATTACATCTATTGTGTCGATTGTGTTATTAATAGGAAGTTTATCACTTACTCCATTAATCGGTTTCAGCTTCATGGGTAGTGAAGAAGAAAAAGTTATGTATTTAACGTACACACCAGGAACAGGCGAATTAATGGATGAAACACTGAAAAACATTGAAGAAGTAGAGGAAGAATTATTAAAGCGTAAGGATATTAATATCCTTCAACTCTCAGTAACTGAAAGTGGAGACCCAATGACAGCGATGATGGGTGGCTCGGGAGATGGTGCATTAATGTACTTGATCTTTGACCCGGACATGGAGGATTTCCCTGAGGCACGTGAAGAGGTTGAAGACTATGTATTTAACCTGGGGCAGTCTGGAGAATGGAAGAGCCAAAACTTCGCTCCGACATCGATGGCTTCAAACGAAGTTAGTTACACATTTTACAGTGAAGATTTAGATAAGCTGAATACATCTGTAAAAATGGTAGAAGAAGTTATGAACAAAAATAAAAACCTAGAGGATGTAACTTCTAGTACAGAAGATGCATATGTAGAATATACATTTAACGTGGATCAGGAAGAATTACTTCAGTACGGTCTAACAACAGGGCAAGTTGTCATGATGTTAAGCCCTACAACAACTGAAGAAGTTTTAACAACGATCGAAAAAGACGGGGAATCATTAGATGTCATCGTTCAACAAGAGCAAACAACACAGCCAAAATCAGTTGACGATATTTTAGATAAGCAAATTCCAACCGCAATGGGTACAACTGTGCCTCTTTCAGAAATTGTTAAAGTAGAAAAAGGTACAACTTTAAATACGTTAGCACGTAGTAAAGGGGAATATTACGCAACAGTATCCGGAACAATCATTGGTAAAGATTTATCAAAAGTGACCGGAGATATCGATAAGAAAGTGAACGAATTAGATTTACCTAAAGGAGTTACGGTTGGTATCGCTGGTGTAACAGCAGATATGAACGAAACGTTTACTCAGCTTGGTTTGGCAATGCTGGCAGCCATTGCGATCGTATACTTTATCCTTGTTGTAACATTTAGAGAAGGAGTTGCACCGTTTGCAATTTTATTCTCTCTGCCATTTGCCGTTATCGGTTCATTTGTCGGACTGTTAATTGCGGATGAAACAATCAGTGTATCCGTTATGATGGGATTATTAATGTTAATTGGTATCGTAGTAACGAACGCTATTGTACTAGTAGACCGAATCATCCATATGGAACGTGAGGGAATGACAATGCGTGAAGCCATTCTAGAGGCTGGCGCAACACGTCTACGTCCAATCTTAATGACAGCAATCGCTACAATCGGTGCATTAATTCCACTAGTAGTTGGCAATTCTGGCGGTGGTGGAGGTCTAATCTCTAGAGGATTAGGAATCACTGTAATTGGAGGACTTGCTAGTTCAACATTACTAACTTTAATTGTCGTACCAATCGTGTATGAAGTGTTGTCAAAGATTTTCAAGAAAAACAGAAAAGATATTATAGAGAATTAA